TGCGGGGGTTGTTTCCAGTTCTTCAGCCAAATCACGATGCGTTGGCAGTCTTGAATTCGGCGGGTACTGACCACTGTCAATTCTCGACTCTATTGCACTGGCAATCTGCCTGAACTTGTTTTCACTCACGCCCAAACTCCATGAGGTGACCATCTGATTTCAAAGCTCCTTAGTTTAATCACGATTAAAATAATTTGATACCCACATATTGACATATGTCAATTGAATTCATTAAAGTCACCCCGTTGCGCAAATTACATCATGTCATGATCCAACAACGCCACATGCCGCTTTCATACAGTCGGGAACAGCTGAGGCTGTTGTCAGTGCGCTTGGGTTTGACATATATCATTTAAACCATATTGACCCAGAATCTGGGGGACGGGAGAGAATCATGGAAGGAAACAAAGTCGCATTTATCGGTTTAGGCGTGATGGGCTACCCAATGGCCGGGCATTTGTCCCGCGCCGGTCATCAGGTCACTGTGTATAACCGCACAGGCGAAAAAGCTGAGCACTGGACCCGGACATACGCCGGACAATCGGCTCAGACACCGAAGGAAGCAGCTCACAACAGCGATATGGTGTTTGTCTGTGTGGGGAATGATGACGATGTCCGGAGCGTTATCTATGGCGAGACCGGTGTACTCTCTTCAATGAAACCGGGCAGTATTTTAGTCGACCACACCACAACATCGGCTCATTTAGCCACTGAACTCGCCCGGGCCAGTAAAGAAAAAGGCGTCCATTTCATCGATGCACCGGTTTCCGGAGGTCAGGCGGGGGCTGAAAACGGCGCGCTCACGGTGATGTGCGGCGGTGAAGCCACGGTTTATGACCGGGTCGCTGAAGTGATCCGTGCCTACGCAAAACATGCTGTGCTGCTGGGCGGTCACGGACAGGGTCAGCGGTGCAAGATGGTGAACCAAATCTGTATTGCCGGTGTGCTGCAAGGTCTGAGCGAAGCCCTGCTGCTGGCAGAAAAGTCCGATCTGGATATCACGCAGGTCACCAGTGCACTGACGCAGGGGGCTGCAGGCTCCTGGCAAATGGCAAACCGTGCCGTCACCATGGCAGCGGATTCCTTCGACTTTGGCTTTGCCATTGACTGGATGCGCAAAGATCTGCTGATTTGTCTGGAAGAAGCTGAGCGCAACGGCCTGGCGCTGCCGATGACACAGGATGTGAATCAACGCTACCAGCAGCTGATCCAGCAGGGTCTGGGCCGCATGGATACCTCCGTCCTGATTCAGTCGTACAAAACCTCATCCGCCTCGGTTCATGAAGAAGGGTAACCAATGGATCTATTCCTGAACGACTTCTCTTTGTGGATCATTGGTGCTTTAATGCTCGCCGCACTGGCCGCCGGATTTATCGACAGTGTTGCTGGCGGCGGCGGGTTGCTCCTTGTGCCTTCATTCATTCTTGCGGGTTTACCCCCGCAAGTCGCACTGGGCCAGGAGAAAATTGTCAGCACCTTAGGCACCATTGCAGCCATTCGTAACTTTGTGCAGAACCGGAAAGTCATCTGGACTGCAGTGGCAACCGGTATCCCAGCCGGACTCATCGGCGCTTATGTCGGCGCACAGGCCATTTTGTACTTTGACCCGGATACCATCGGCAAAATTATTCTCGCCATGTTGCCGGTTGGGGTTCTGCTGTCCTTTCTCCCAAAAAAAGAGACCGTCGATGCTTCACAGCCGGTTAACGCAACCGTATTGCTGCTCGGTGTTCCGATCGTCGTCTTTATCATTGGTTTTTATGATGGTTTCTTCGGACCCGGAACAGGCAGTTTTTTGATTCTGGCGCTGCATTACATGCTCAGATTTGATTTGGTCTCTGCCTCAGCGACCTCGAAGCTGTTTAACTTTTCATCCAATATCGGCGCACTAATCGCCTTCATGATTTCAGGCAATGTGCTGTACCTGCTGGCTGTCCCCTTAGTGCTGATGAACCTGCTGGGTAATCATTTAGGCAGTGCATCCGCCATGAAATATGGTCCCGGGATGGTTCGCAAAACCTTGTCCCTGTCGCTCACGCTTTTGATGTGTTCTCTGGGATATAAGTTTCTGATGGCCTGATCCGCTGTCGGCACTGTCCCTCAAAATCATCTGTTCTGACCCCTGCTCTTTCAGGCATAAAAAAACCAGCATGTTTCCATGCTGGTTTTCTCACTTGCCGATGAAACCTGATCAGGCCGGATCCAGTTCCAGTTGCCGTCCGGTTTCCGCCTCAATGGTTTTCGGTTCCTGACCAAAACCACGCAGGCCGACGACATGGACGTGTTCACGATCTTTAAAGATCTTCCGCACCAGCTTGTAGGTCGTCCCCTTCTCCGGACTGATGTTTTCCGGTGCTGCAATTAGCAACTGCATGTCCAGACGTTCACACAGCTCGAACAGGGTGGCAATTGACTTGGCATCCAGACGCGCTGCCTCATCCAGGAACAGCAGACGGCACGGGATGATATCTTTCCCGCGCAGACGGCGGGCTTCTTCTTCCCAGCTCTGCACAACCATCAGCAGAATCGCCTGGCCTGTACCAATCGCTTCACCGGTCGACAGTGCACCCGACTCGGCCTGCAGCCAGCCATCCGTACCCCGGTTAACCTCGATGCTCAGCTCAAGATAATTCCGGTAATCCAGCAGCTCTTCACCCAAGGTCTGCGGCGAACGCTGACCCATATCAATATGCGGGTTCAGACGCTGGAACAGCTTGGCAATTGCTTCAGAGAACGTGAGTCGGTTATTTCCGAACAGATCCTGATGCTGCTCCTGCTGCTCAGACAAACCCGCCAGCAATGCTTCGTGAGTTTCGCGGACATTGACGTTCAGACGCACGCCTTTCACCTGACCAAAGCTGATATTCTGCAGGCCCTGGTTCAGCATCTTGATCCGGTTCTGCTCACGCATGATGGTCTTGCGGATAATGTTCGCCACGCTGTCTGAACTGATCGCCAGACGTTTTTCACGGGCAGTCAGCTCTTCCGTCAGACGCGCCAGTTCCACTTCCATCTCTTCGATGGCTTCCACCGGATCATCGGTACGGATAATGTCGTGACGGATCCGCTCACGCAGGTGCTGATACACGGCAATATAGAAGAGGACCTTACGCTCCGGACGGGAAACATCTTCCGACTGACGCAGCGCATCGCGCAGGGTCTCATTATCCGAAACGGCCAGACGCAGTGCACCCAATGCTTTATCCGACAGCGAACGCAGCTCATCAGCACTCATGTACGCCATTTCACGGCGGTGCAGACGACGTTCGACATCGCTTTCACGTGCCAGACGCAGGACCGCACACCAGCCTGCTTTAGTGTTCACCACCAGCGTACGCAGGTCGGCATAGTCTTTCTCAACCTTCCGCAGACGCTTCACCAGCCCGCGCATTTCCAGTTCCAGCGAAGTGGTCGCTTTTTCCAGTTCACTGCGACGGTTGCGTGAACTGTGCAGGCGCTCATGCAGTTCGTCACGGCGCAGACGGGCGCGTTCTTCCGCTTCCACATCCGCACGGACACCCAGTTCCTGCAGTTCTCGTTCAAATTCCTGAACCGTCTCCAGCTTCGCCTGATGCGAACTCTTCAGCGAGGCCAGCAACTGGTTGTACTGGTTATTCTGCGTCTGCGACTGCTTCAGGTTTTCACGCTGACGCGTCCGTTCACGTTCTGCCGCTTCAAGTTTCGATTTGAGCTGTTCGTTCAGCTCAGAGCTCTTGCTCAGCAGCTCAACCGCGTCGGCATAGCCAAAGTGGTGACGGCGCTCGACCAGATCCGACAGGGCAAAGATCTGACTCTTCAGCGTTTGCAGCGCCTGATCGGCTTCCTGGTATTCGCTCTGCATCGCATCGAAACGCTCCGGGTCAGCATCCAGTGCAGACACCAGACCTTCCAGTTCATCCAACGCTTTACCGTGACGCTCCAGATAATGACGTGCTTCGTCGATTTGAGACAGTTGCTGCTCAACCTCTTCCAGTCGTGCTGCCAGTGTGTCATCTTCCAGCATGCCCACGACAGGCTGCAATTTCGCCAGCAGAGACAGACCTTCACGCGCTGCCGTCAGTTGACTGCGCTGCTGTTGTTCGGTCGCTTCGGTATCACCCAGCTGACGCTGAATCTGATTCCGTTGCTCGCGGGCCACGCGAATAGCTTCTTCCGGATCCGCATCAAAAGCGACGGCCAGATGACTGGCAACAAAGGCATTAAAGCTCTGATACAAACGCTGCAGTTTCTGTGCATCAAAGGATGCCTTGGCGTGATCTTCAACAACCTGATCCCGTTCTTCACGCAGTATTTCCAGACGCTGTTCACGTGCCGCGCGGCCAAACAACGGGACTTTCGGGAAACGTGAATAACGTAACTGTTGTTCGTTCAGCTGAACACAAACGGCGCCTTCCAGCTCATCAACCACAAAGCTGCTGTCGTCAAACGAATCGGCATCCCCTTCGATGATATAAAGATCATCCGGGCAGTCATCCAGCTCCGCCAGTTTTTCACGCACCGCCTGCAGATCCTGAACAACGATCGCATGACGGGCCGGACCATACATGGCACTGAAATACGGCGCATCATCAATGGTAATGTCATCATAAATTTCAGACAGCAGAGTGCCGCCAAGCACTTCCGCAATCACACGCAGACGTGAGTCATCACTCCCGCCCGGCAGCGCCAGACGCTCAATTTCATGCTCAACGTCCTGCTTGCGGATCGCCAGTTTGTCACGGGTATGAATCGCTTCACGCTCGGCTTCCAGCGTCTGATGCATGGCTGTCATCACCGCCTGACTGTCATACAGATCCTGACCGGACTGCTCCGCCAGTTTTTCCAGCGCATCACTGGCTGCAATCCAGGCTGGCGCCTTGCCTTCCAGCTCTGTCATTTGCTGGGACAGCTGCTGCTCCTGACGGCGCAGTTCACTGCGTTTTTCCACCAGTTCAGACTGGTTTTGTTCCAGACTTTCCAGCGTGGCTTCGTGGCGGGCCTGTTCTTCTGCCAGTGCAAGTTCACTATCCAGTTCAACCGCAAAGCGTTTGGTATAGGTATCAGCCAGCTCCTGCGCCTGACGCTGGTGTCGCATATTGCGTTCCAGATCGCGGTATTGCGCACTCAGCTGCTCGCTGCGCTGGGCAATCATGCGCATCTCACGGCCGGTAGCCAGCAATTCACGGGCTTTCTGACCGGCTGAAGCGCGATCCACGGCACCGGCAATGGTGATCACCAGTTGCAGACCTTTCTCAAACTGCTGTGCCGCAGCCGCTGACATATCCAGTTTGTGTTTCAGCGCCAGCAGAGCGGTCGTTTTCCCCTCTTGCTGCTGCTTTAAATGGCTCAGCAGTTCATTGGCATTGTCTTTATCCAGCTCAGTATCGCCGGTAATCGCGCGGGCTTTCTCCAGTGCCTGAACCGCCTGCTGATATTGAAGTGCACGGGTTTGCTGCGTGTCCAGCGCCTGCTGGTAATCGGCCAGCTGAGACTTCAGGCTGTCCACTTCTTCTTCACTCAGCATGGCCTGTTCTTCGACCATCGCCAGCTGCTCTGCCGCTTCCTCGACAATCATCACCTGCTCTTCCAGGCGTTCTGTCAGCTCGAGCAGATCGTCACGATAGCGCTCAATTTTTTCCTGCTGACGAACCGCCGTCTGAACCAGTTGCAGGTGGTCAGAAGCGGCCTGATGATCCTGCTCTAGTGCACTTTCGTTGTCTTTCAGCTCGTCCAGTTCCTGCGACATATTGCTGAACACCTGCTGCTGATCAATCAGCGTATTGCGAGAACCCAGCAGTTCGCCACGCAGGTTCAGCGTCT
This DNA window, taken from Photobacterium sp. CCB-ST2H9, encodes the following:
- a CDS encoding NAD(P)-dependent oxidoreductase; this translates as MEGNKVAFIGLGVMGYPMAGHLSRAGHQVTVYNRTGEKAEHWTRTYAGQSAQTPKEAAHNSDMVFVCVGNDDDVRSVIYGETGVLSSMKPGSILVDHTTTSAHLATELARASKEKGVHFIDAPVSGGQAGAENGALTVMCGGEATVYDRVAEVIRAYAKHAVLLGGHGQGQRCKMVNQICIAGVLQGLSEALLLAEKSDLDITQVTSALTQGAAGSWQMANRAVTMAADSFDFGFAIDWMRKDLLICLEEAERNGLALPMTQDVNQRYQQLIQQGLGRMDTSVLIQSYKTSSASVHEEG
- a CDS encoding TSUP family transporter; the protein is MDLFLNDFSLWIIGALMLAALAAGFIDSVAGGGGLLLVPSFILAGLPPQVALGQEKIVSTLGTIAAIRNFVQNRKVIWTAVATGIPAGLIGAYVGAQAILYFDPDTIGKIILAMLPVGVLLSFLPKKETVDASQPVNATVLLLGVPIVVFIIGFYDGFFGPGTGSFLILALHYMLRFDLVSASATSKLFNFSSNIGALIAFMISGNVLYLLAVPLVLMNLLGNHLGSASAMKYGPGMVRKTLSLSLTLLMCSLGYKFLMA
- the mukB gene encoding chromosome partition protein MukB, giving the protein MERGKYQSLTMVNWNGFFARTFDIDQLVTTLSGGNGAGKSTTMAAFITSLIPDQSLLHFRNTTEAGSSSASRDKGLHGKLKPGACYSALDVVNSKNQRVIFAVKLQQVAGRDKKVDIKPFLIQGLPAAVKPTDVLMETLSENQARIRQLNEVKDAVSQYEGVQFKTFSSVTDYHTQMFEFGVLPKKLRNSTDRSKFYRLIEASLYGGISSAITRSLRDYLLPHNSGVKKAFQDMEAALRENRMTLEAIKVTQNDRDLFKHLITEATNYVAADYMRHANERRSKLEQTLNLRGELLGSRNTLIDQQQVFSNMSQELDELKDNESALEQDHQAASDHLQLVQTAVRQQEKIERYRDDLLELTERLEEQVMIVEEAAEQLAMVEEQAMLSEEEVDSLKSQLADYQQALDTQQTRALQYQQAVQALEKARAITGDTELDKDNANELLSHLKQQQEGKTTALLALKHKLDMSAAAAQQFEKGLQLVITIAGAVDRASAGQKARELLATGREMRMIAQRSEQLSAQYRDLERNMRHQRQAQELADTYTKRFAVELDSELALAEEQARHEATLESLEQNQSELVEKRSELRRQEQQLSQQMTELEGKAPAWIAASDALEKLAEQSGQDLYDSQAVMTAMHQTLEAEREAIHTRDKLAIRKQDVEHEIERLALPGGSDDSRLRVIAEVLGGTLLSEIYDDITIDDAPYFSAMYGPARHAIVVQDLQAVREKLAELDDCPDDLYIIEGDADSFDDSSFVVDELEGAVCVQLNEQQLRYSRFPKVPLFGRAAREQRLEILREERDQVVEDHAKASFDAQKLQRLYQSFNAFVASHLAVAFDADPEEAIRVAREQRNQIQRQLGDTEATEQQQRSQLTAAREGLSLLAKLQPVVGMLEDDTLAARLEEVEQQLSQIDEARHYLERHGKALDELEGLVSALDADPERFDAMQSEYQEADQALQTLKSQIFALSDLVERRHHFGYADAVELLSKSSELNEQLKSKLEAAERERTRQRENLKQSQTQNNQYNQLLASLKSSHQAKLETVQEFERELQELGVRADVEAEERARLRRDELHERLHSSRNRRSELEKATTSLELEMRGLVKRLRKVEKDYADLRTLVVNTKAGWCAVLRLARESDVERRLHRREMAYMSADELRSLSDKALGALRLAVSDNETLRDALRQSEDVSRPERKVLFYIAVYQHLRERIRHDIIRTDDPVEAIEEMEVELARLTEELTAREKRLAISSDSVANIIRKTIMREQNRIKMLNQGLQNISFGQVKGVRLNVNVRETHEALLAGLSEQQEQHQDLFGNNRLTFSEAIAKLFQRLNPHIDMGQRSPQTLGEELLDYRNYLELSIEVNRGTDGWLQAESGALSTGEAIGTGQAILLMVVQSWEEEARRLRGKDIIPCRLLFLDEAARLDAKSIATLFELCERLDMQLLIAAPENISPEKGTTYKLVRKIFKDREHVHVVGLRGFGQEPKTIEAETGRQLELDPA